A genomic region of Papaver somniferum cultivar HN1 chromosome 7, ASM357369v1, whole genome shotgun sequence contains the following coding sequences:
- the LOC113295082 gene encoding uncharacterized protein LOC113295082 yields MGDEEGNSNRNTNRRMDLNLYLGLPLRMTEPDLGSDLALNSLPVSASEMSSTSHSESYPPTVQEQEAPETLNDEFFDDPFLPSFLPSFASPAVQDSTEGVLNEGSNSNDAAEYVPYSLSSYAPVSLSTTPAVQDSESLAQRPSVPHVPYVPGSPTARARRRNDSSLQAVTGFAPYRPDNTPRRSSLDHDGLDRPRLLQSPEVRIRRLIDSNRRLFVRRLRATVPDDLVESDGLEGFLPVTDDGGLRDRVVSDPLNETSGEGQKKSEENVGGEGLEEKGTEDQNNGAANFDCNVCLDVAKEPVVTSCGHLFCWPCLYQWLHLHSDHKECPVCKGEVMESNITPIYGRGSSEMDEKKEGGEENSGLKIPPRPCGRRLEGFRQRIRRPVGPFRFVVGEDTQNGEEGPDEPSVHGIFNGANSRVLTRLLAARRRREDSSEHAMNAGGSGSSGSANEAALNPTESSHQPSGVLHGGGSRSTPSALARRVTGLLPRYALYSFHSDRFAEIASELSNVVVRMGNNSESNSGASVNPREVRGTSETTAATDQASASSTVAVIQGDNRGQIDAPAEPSSVGSSRTLRRRRRNAVSGSLDVDGEVNTVRKRRRLN; encoded by the coding sequence ATGGGTGATGAAGAAGGGAATAGTAATAGAAACACTAATAGAAGAATGGATTTGAATCTATATTTAGGTCTACCACTTCGCATGACAGAACCTGATCTTGGTTCAGATCTTGCTTTAAATTCATTACCTGTATCAGCTTCAGAAATGTCTAGTACTTCTCATTCAGAATCATATCCACCTACCGTACAAGAACAAGAAGCCCCAGAAACCCTAAATGATGAATTCTTTGACGATCCATTTCTTCCATCTTTTTTACCTTCATTTGCTTCACCTGCTGTTCAAGATAGTACTGAAGGTGTTCTTAATGAAGGTAGTAATAGTAATGATGCGGCTGAGTATGTACCATACTCACTGTCTTCTTATGCTCCAGTTTCCTTATCTACAACGCCTGCTGTCCAAGATAGTGAATCACTTGCTCAACGACCAAGTGTTCCTCATGTTCCTTATGTACCTGGTTCACCCACAGCTAGGGCTCGTCGCAGAAATGATTCATCATTGCAAGCAGTTACAGGTTTTGCTCCATACAGACCTGACAATACGCCAAGGAGGAGTTCGTTGGATCATGATGGTCTGGATAGACCGAGGCTGCTTCAGAGTCCAGAAGTTAGGATTCGaagattgattgattcaaaccgGCGTTTGTTTGTTAGGAGGTTAAGGGCAACTGTTCCAGATGATTTGGTGGAATCTGATGGTCTAGAGGGTTTTTTGCCAGTTACAGATGATGGTGGTTTGCGTGATAGAGTAGTGTCAGATCCGTTGAATGAAACAAGTGGTGAAGGTCAGAAAAAGAGTGAGGAGAATGTGGGTGGGGAGGGTTTAGAAGAGAAGGGGACTGAGGATCAGAATAATGGAGCTGCTAACTTTGATTGTAATGTATGTTTGGATGTGGCGAAAGAACCTGTTGTCACTTCATGTGGGCATTTGTTCTGCTGGCCTTGTTTATATCAATGGCTTCATCTTCACAGTGATCATAAAGAATGTCCTGTGTGTAAAGGTGAGGTAATGGAATCAAATATCACACCTATATATGGACGAGGTAGTTCTGAAATGGATGAGAAGAAAGAGGGTGGAGAGGAAAACTCGGGTTTAAAAATTCCCCCAAGACCATGTGGGCGTCGGTTGGAAGGATTTAGGCAGAGAATTCGGAGACCAGTTGGTCCATTTAGGTTTGTTGTGGGCGAAGATACACAAAATGGAGAAGAAGGGCCAGATGAGCCTAGTGTCCATGGGATTTTTAATGGAGCTAACAGTAGAGTTCTTACAAGACTTTTGGCAGCTCGTAGACGTAGGGAAGATAGTTCGGAGCATGCAATGAATGCTGGTGGAAGTGGGTCTTCTGGAAGCGCAAATGAGGCGGCTTTAAATCCCACAGAAAGCAGTCATCAACCATCTGGTGTGCTTCATGGAGGTGGGTCACGCAGTACTCCATCAGCTCTTGCACGCCGTGTAACAGGGTTATTGCCAAGGTATGCGTTATACAGTTTCCATTCTGATAGATTTGCAGAAATTGCTTCTGAGCTGTCTAATGTGGTGGTAAGGATGGGAAACAATAGTGAGAGTAATTCTGGTGCTTCTGTGAATCCTCGAGAGGTTCGAGGAACTTCAGAAACCACAGCGGCTACAGATCAAGCTTCTGCCTCCAGCACCGTTGCTGTAATACAAGGCGATAATAGAGGTCAAATTGATGCTCCTGCAGAGCCAAGCAGCGTGGGTTCATCTCGAACCCTTAGGCGCCGACGAAGAAACGCTGTATCTGGTTCTTTAGATGTGGATGGAGAAGTTAATACTGTTCGTAAACGAAGAAGGCTGAATTAG